ATCTTGGTCAGTCCTCTTGtgttcctcctctctttctgcccTTGCCTGGTTTTCcccttccttctccctctgtgCTCCTTCCAGCCTTCTTTCCATTTCCTGCTTTTGCCTTTTTAAGGCTTCAATTTCTGATTTGTACTTGGTCAGTTCTCTGCTCATCTCCTTCATCATCTGAAATTGCTTCATTACCTTTTCTGCCTCCAGGAACATCTCATGAGTGTAGAAGCTTCCTCCATTATCCCAGTTCATCTTTTCTATCTTTTTAAACAGCTCAATGACTtggtttctgtctctcttttctctgttaCTGAAGACATGGTACCTGCCTCCACAGTCCTCAGTCAGCTTCTTGACCTCAGGATCACCATTTGCTATGTATTCTTCAATGGATTGATCACCAAGGTCATCACCTCTGGTGAAGAGGACCATTGTGTACTTCTCAGCTTTGTCACCAAAGGTCATTTTGATCAGCCTGAGTGTCTCGCCCTCCTCTGGTGTGAAGCGTCCCACTGACATCACCAAGAGGATCAAATGAGGTCCAGGAGATGCCAACCCAATGCATTTAATGATCTCCTGGTGGGTGTCTTCAGCAGACTGGGTGGTATCATAGAGGCCTGGAGTGTCAATCACAGCTACCCGTCTTCCCAGTACAGTAGCTGTCTCTTTCTGGCATTTCTTTGTCACAGAGTTACTTTGAGCCTTGGCGGTAAACGCCTCTCTCCCCAGTATGGTGTTTCCTGTGGCACTCTTCCCTACACCAGTCTTCCCCACCAGCATTATCCTCACACGATCTCTGTCGTCCTGTTTGAGATTCATACCTGAAAAGGAACAAGTGAAAAGCTTTGCATCATTGTTTTTCAGgctattttaaaagcattccCCTGAGAAAATGACTTCCAATATACTAAACGTTCCTCTTATTTATGTGGTAAACAAGaatataataacaacaacaacaatacaatTGTTCAGAGTGCATATTATAATGTTTCTCaaatcatatttttgtattagtATAGTAtagttacagtacagtatatcgGTGCATCATGCTTACTTCTTAAACGATTCAGTCCAggtcttctttctttctttaaggGACctgtttttgtattaaaaacacaaacatattagGCAGtatactgcttttttttctcaggcttatttttcttttttactgatgatatatttatatttattttaatggatatcTTCCTACTATATATAGGATAATGGGTGAGATGGTTAATGACAAATATGCTCTTTCAATCGCAGTCTAAAGCAGAATGATTATCATACAATTAGAAAAAAGGCTAAAGGTTGTGTGTTGAAGTTATTGACTTTACCAAACTTTGTTTAAAGTAAATACATTCATGCTGAGAGGTATTAAGTTGGCTGGGATGACCGTGCCTCATTTCTCACCAGTGACCTTTTGTAGACAAATCAGGCGCCCCCAGTCTGCTTActaaagctgcacatgaagtgtctctCACACTCATCTGGAATGAGCAGTTTGTGCTCAAAAACCTTCCAAGTTGGCTGAATTTAagcagttttgtgtgtgaggtgcCTGCTTTTCGAACAGGTGTAAGCCTCCTTGACTGTGTTGAGCAGGTACACTGACAGCAAACAAAGAGGAGGAACCTTTGCTGCACCTCCCACCCTTCCAAAATCACAAAATTCCCCATTTTCCCAATTAAAAGATCCCGGGCCCAGTCTAAacgatgatttttttttttttgtttgataacaGCGTTGCTAATTTGGCAGCTCAATTTAAAACACTTACGTTCTGCATGTCCTATGCTCACCACCATTTTAACGTCAACTGAaggcacagagagaaaaaaaagaagggaagcAGTTATTTATCACCAGGATTGTGATGAATAaaagtgtgtaactgtgtacatcCCGAACTCATCtctacatttgtttttcttttgtacaaTGCTATTTATAATTTACATTGTATACAGTTTTTATTAGATGATTGCAAATTCATGAGATAATATTGAAAACTGAATCCAAAGTGGTTCAGCCCATGAAGAACTGCACCATAAGTTCAGAATCTGACTGATAATTTGCACTAGAGGGACCCATCCAACACTGATCACATCTCACCAGGAAGCTCAGGTTTAAGGTGACCAGGGCTCCCAGAGTTACCACTGTTTAATTCCTCCCAAAACACATGCCAGGTGCTTGTAGGTTACCAGTTGTCCGAATAGAAACCTATGAGCACCCCaacacaaacattatggaatCATTATGGAtccaccctcctctctgttATAACTTCATGGTaattaaaataactaaatatatttaaggaatatatgaatatatgaaGCAGTGATCCTGGGGATCAAGTATGAATagctgaaaatacaaaatggctgcaaagaCAAGGTCTCAGAGGTGGAAAGGGTAGTTAATTGGTAAGGTAAAATTCCTGGTTTTTGAGGATGGCacagtatgctggttttcattgtttcattgttaCTTGAAGGGATATTTCAATTCCtgatatttttatctttttctttcGTTCGAggtcgccacagcggatcaTCTTGATCCACATATTGCCCCTGAACTcctgatattttattattacattttattgtatgaTTTTCATTTGCCCCTAACAGTATTTCTGTACAATGAacaatattttagatatttacagacGTTACTGACAACCGGCCAACTTTAGTGTTGCTGGCACAGGGGCATTCAGGGATTTATGgtctaaagcagtggttcccaaagtAGAGAATGAGCCCCATAGGAGGGCTGCACAGAGACAATAGGGGGGCAAGATGAGAGTTAAAGAAAAAAGGCATCACGTaggatgtgggaggggctttAAAAATGTCCTATTACCTAATGACATAACactggtctaaagcaagaagaaaatacatttcaagtaaGTCCAAAGCagatactttttattttttcttgttttatcaTGATTTATTTCAGAGTTTATTTCTCTTACCTCGCAGTTCTTTACTTCTGCTTTTCTGTCCTTTCAGAGCGACATCAGACCATTGAAATACCTCTCCAGTGAAGTAACTGCCTTCATTTTCATCCACAATCTCCTGGATCTTCTCCAGAAGCTCAGTTATTTGTGTATGGTTTCTCTTGCTGTGGAAGTGATACCTGCCCCCACAGTCTTGAATAAAGGCCAGCAGAGCATCATCACCTGGTCTAGCTGAATCACCAACACTGACATATTCCCTGTGGTCTTCATGCATGAACAGCACCATTGAGTACCTTGAAGCTCCTTCACCGAAAGACTTCTTGAACCTCCTCAGAGTGTTTCGGTCCTCCTGTGTGATGTTCCTCTCCTGCTGCACCCACAGGAACACATGGGGTCCTGGGTCAGACAGGCTCAAACACTTCCCAACCTTCAGTGAGTGTTCCTCCACAGAGAGATTTGAGTTAAACAGATCTGCTGTGGTGATCACTGCCAGGTTCCTCCCAGCCACAAACCGACTGCGCCTTTCACTCTTCTGTGTTTCTGAAACTTGGAAAGCCTGTTTCCCCAAAATGATGTTTCCAGCAGACCTCTGTCCTTCTGCAGTCTGACCCATCAGCATAATCCTCACCTGCCTCATTCTAAACACTGTAGAACAACACATTCAGGTTAATACAGCAGATCATATGGGCCTCGTCCCACAAGGGATAAAGGATAGGGGAATATGCTATTTATTCCCTTCGCAtaccttgaaaaaaaatgttactggTTTGTATTTGCAAACTctttataacaaaataaaagtaaattttTAACAATTCTAACTACAGCTGAGGCCTAATGTTACATTTAAGGAACACAATAACTCAGTTTTaacattacaaatgcaaataattgcAATACATATTCAAGCtatgcaattaaaaatgcaatttcgGCTGGCTCTAATTTGTACCCATGTTCCTTCTGTAAAATGCCACAGCCTATGTAAGCCCAATACATACATTGATTGCCACATGTTCCATCATGTATTGTCTTCATTAGAGGCCATTTACCATGCTTCCCATTGAATGCCATGTGGATGCTGTCGTCACATTGTCAATATGGCAATAATAAAAGTACCATCAACATATTTATCAATAAATTAACTTATAGTTAAATTTAGAATGCATTTTGTCAAGAACATCTGTGTTGTCAGAGGAGCTGTTAGAAATAGCTGGCGTGAGCTCAAATTTGCGTTTGTTCACTCTCTCTCGTCCCTGTCGAGATCAACTAGTGACATTATTCATTATAAACAAGGAATAACACTACTTACACTGAATAATAGGCCTAATACAACACCACTTCCACACAGTGGTGCACAAAAAAGCAGGGtctgtattatttttacagATGTATCCGTTTTATATCGATTTTTGACCGGTTTCCCGCTTAATTTTGGCATTTCAGGATTGATGCAGCTGCATCTTAATCAATTGGATCAGAGCATCGGTTGAAAGTGGTGAACACTGCGATGTGGGATCGAGTCTCCTGGGATTGCCAGCACTGGAGAGTGATCAGAAAATGAAAGTGCTGAACATAGTTGTTGTGGTTCACCAAACATGCATGGCTAACATAAGGATGAAAATTCTGTCAAATCCCATCtgcatgtttttaacagaattttatgacattttcacAACTGACGTGTCCCAGGATGTGGGATTTTTGTTTATGCTTATTTTGTTGATGAGCACTTGAATGCTTTAACATCTGCTTGCCTGCTTTTGTATTCAATTTGAATAAAGGAGGCCCCAAAATACCAGAACCAACTCAATTGCTCTACCCTTTTTCTTAATTCAGTATACTGTAAGTTTGACAATTAGTTCAGCAAGGCTTCATGAAATCTGATTCAGTACCACCACTATCCTTATTCTTAGTCAAATGTGggtaaatgtttaaatactgATTTAAGGCTACATCAGAAGGGTTGACACCATGTTTCACTTATTTACAGTGAAGACCGTCTACAGCTAGGAGAAAATGCAGGAAATCCATTTCTTGATGGTATGAGAGTGAATTCAGGCTGGAATTCTAATCATTAAATGTAATGGCATTAACCCTACTCCCATTCaggcttcattcattcatggcaaataataacaaatatgcCATTCTGAAATGTCAACTGAAGATAGGGATTGATAAAA
This genomic window from Anguilla rostrata isolate EN2019 chromosome 17, ASM1855537v3, whole genome shotgun sequence contains:
- the LOC135243888 gene encoding GTPase IMAP family member 8-like isoform X2, encoding MATTTDPRDANTETGQCRSTSSEHERPKLTGDVTTGEDLWGNISPAWNRPMMFRMRQVRIMLMGQTAEGQRSAGNIILGKQAFQVSETQKSERRSRFVAGRNLAVITTADLFNSNLSVEEHSLKVGKCLSLSDPGPHVFLWVQQERNITQEDRNTLRRFKKSFGEGASRYSMVLFMHEDHREYVSVGDSARPGDDALLAFIQDCGGRYHFHSKRNHTQITELLEKIQEIVDENEGSYFTGEVFQWSDVALKGQKSRSKELRGPLKKERRPGLNRLRSMNLKQDDRDRVRIMLVGKTGVGKSATGNTILGREAFTAKAQSNSVTKKCQKETATVLGRRVAVIDTPGLYDTTQSAEDTHQEIIKCIGLASPGPHLILLVMSVGRFTPEEGETLRLIKMTFGDKAEKYTMVLFTRGDDLGDQSIEEYIANGDPEVKKLTEDCGGRYHVFSNREKRDRNQVIELFKKIEKMNWDNGGSFYTHEMFLEAEKVMKQFQMMKEMSRELTKYKSEIEALKRQKQEMERRLEGAQREKEGENQARAEREEEHKRTDQDNVLGELLSEMEVLVRRRKDLEEWFKNEKTPSEDKQQAEEFIKKYLPKKTKRCVIL
- the LOC135243888 gene encoding uncharacterized protein LOC135243888 isoform X1, which encodes MATTTDPRDANTETGQCRSTSSEHERPKLTGDVTTGEDLWGNISPAWNRPMMFRMRQVRIMLMGQTAEGQRSAGNIILGKQAFQVSETQKSERRSRFVAGRNLAVITTADLFNSNLSVEEHSLKVGKCLSLSDPGPHVFLWVQQERNITQEDRNTLRRFKKSFGEGASRYSMVLFMHEDHREYVSVGDSARPGDDALLAFIQDCGGRYHFHSKRNHTQITELLEKIQEIVDENEGSYFTGEVFQWSDVALKGQKSRSKELRVDVKMVVSIGHAERPLKKERRPGLNRLRSMNLKQDDRDRVRIMLVGKTGVGKSATGNTILGREAFTAKAQSNSVTKKCQKETATVLGRRVAVIDTPGLYDTTQSAEDTHQEIIKCIGLASPGPHLILLVMSVGRFTPEEGETLRLIKMTFGDKAEKYTMVLFTRGDDLGDQSIEEYIANGDPEVKKLTEDCGGRYHVFSNREKRDRNQVIELFKKIEKMNWDNGGSFYTHEMFLEAEKVMKQFQMMKEMSRELTKYKSEIEALKRQKQEMERRLEGAQREKEGENQARAEREEEHKRTDQDNVLGELLSEMEVLVRRRKDLEEWFKNEKTPSEDKQQAEEFIKKYLPKKTKRCVIL